The Paracoccus sp. MC1862 genome includes a window with the following:
- a CDS encoding ureidoglycolate lyase, whose protein sequence is MKLLRHGPAGSEKPGLLDAGGRVRDLSAHVADIAGEVLTPEGLARLAALDPATLPLVEGTPQGNLRLGPCVGDVRKFIAIGLNYADHAAESGMPVPTEPIVFAKWTSCITGPDDEVRLPKGSTKTDWEVELGIVIGQPASDVPVDAALGHVAGYCVVNDISEREWQLERGGTWDKGKGFDTFGPIGPWLVTTDEIPDPQALAIWLEVDGRRYQDGSTATMVFGVAELVAYCSRLMRLLPGDIITTGTPPGVGMGQDPKVFLKGGEVMRLGIEGLGVQTQKVVAQG, encoded by the coding sequence ATGAAACTGCTGCGCCATGGACCGGCCGGATCGGAAAAGCCGGGGCTGCTGGATGCCGGGGGGCGGGTGCGCGACCTGTCCGCCCATGTTGCCGACATCGCGGGCGAGGTTCTGACGCCCGAGGGGCTGGCGCGTCTGGCAGCGCTGGACCCCGCCACCCTGCCGCTGGTCGAGGGCACGCCGCAGGGGAACCTGCGTCTCGGCCCCTGCGTGGGGGATGTGCGCAAGTTCATCGCCATCGGGCTGAACTATGCCGATCACGCGGCGGAATCCGGGATGCCGGTCCCGACCGAGCCGATCGTCTTCGCCAAGTGGACAAGCTGCATCACCGGCCCCGACGACGAGGTGCGCCTGCCGAAAGGTTCCACCAAGACCGACTGGGAGGTCGAACTGGGCATCGTCATCGGCCAGCCCGCCTCGGACGTGCCGGTGGACGCGGCCCTCGGGCATGTCGCGGGCTACTGCGTCGTCAACGACATCAGCGAGCGGGAATGGCAGCTTGAGCGCGGTGGCACCTGGGACAAGGGCAAGGGCTTCGACACCTTCGGCCCGATCGGGCCGTGGCTGGTGACGACCGACGAGATCCCCGACCCGCAGGCGCTGGCGATCTGGCTCGAGGTGGACGGCAGGCGCTATCAGGACGGCTCGACCGCGACGATGGTCTTCGGGGTGGCGGAACTGGTCGCCTATTGCTCGCGGCTGATGCGGCTGCTGCCCGGCGACATCATCACCACCGGTACGCCGCCCGGCGTCGGCATGGGGCAGGACCCCAAGGTCTTCCTGAAAGGCGGCGAGGTGATGCGGCTGGGGATCGAGGGCTTGGGCGTGCAGACCCAGAAGGTGGTCGCGCAGGGCTGA
- a CDS encoding long-chain fatty acid--CoA ligase, which yields MLLGQMMHQPLSVGSLIDHAARYHGDTEIVSALTEGGFERTTWAEVAANAHRIGSALRARGLQPGDRVGTLAWNNRRHLELYFGVPGMGMVCHTLNPRLAPEQLVYIVNHAADRILFIERTFVPLIASVRDQLPTLTGIVLLGGRDEELAAQLPGLLFHDELLVEGDPAAPFAEVDETSPSSLCYTSGTTGDPKGVLYSHRSTLLHALCVNNRDGLGIGATDSVMPVVPMFHVNAWGIPYASAAVGARLVMPGPRLDGDSLARLIIDESVTLAAGVPTIWLGLLIALDGMDEKPTTFKRTVVGGSALPPSMRAAFRDRYGVELIHAWGMTETSPLGTLNAPLAKHLSLPFEEQDRIGNGQGRPPYGAELRIVDAEGRVLPNDGTTEGELQIRGHWVLDSYFGHEKSALTWDGWFGTGDVSTIDPNGYMVIRDRSKDIIKSGGEWISTVDLENIAVGHPEIANAAAIAARHPKWDERPVICAIRRSQSALSEEELLSWYDGKVPRWQRPDRVIFVETLPLGATGKIVKATLRETYGDVLWEDAMKELEAERAAQG from the coding sequence ATGCTGCTTGGCCAGATGATGCACCAGCCGCTGAGCGTCGGTTCGCTGATCGACCACGCCGCGCGCTATCACGGCGACACCGAGATCGTCTCGGCCCTGACCGAAGGCGGATTCGAGCGGACCACATGGGCCGAGGTCGCCGCCAACGCGCACCGGATCGGATCGGCCCTGCGGGCGCGGGGGCTGCAACCGGGGGACCGGGTGGGGACGCTTGCCTGGAACAACCGGCGGCATCTGGAACTGTATTTCGGCGTGCCGGGCATGGGGATGGTCTGCCACACGCTGAACCCCCGGCTCGCGCCCGAGCAACTGGTCTATATCGTCAACCATGCTGCCGACCGCATCCTGTTCATCGAGCGGACCTTCGTGCCGCTGATCGCCTCGGTCCGCGACCAGTTGCCGACGCTGACCGGCATCGTCCTGCTGGGCGGACGCGACGAGGAACTGGCCGCGCAACTGCCGGGCCTTCTGTTCCACGACGAGCTGCTGGTCGAGGGCGATCCCGCCGCGCCCTTTGCCGAGGTCGATGAAACCTCGCCCTCGTCGCTCTGCTATACCTCGGGGACGACCGGCGATCCCAAGGGGGTGCTTTACTCCCACCGTTCGACGCTGCTGCACGCGCTTTGCGTCAACAACCGCGACGGGCTGGGGATCGGGGCCACGGATTCGGTCATGCCGGTCGTGCCGATGTTCCACGTCAACGCATGGGGCATCCCCTATGCCTCGGCCGCCGTCGGCGCGCGGCTGGTGATGCCGGGGCCGAGGCTGGACGGCGACAGCCTCGCGCGGCTGATCATCGACGAAAGCGTGACGCTGGCGGCCGGGGTGCCGACGATCTGGCTGGGGCTGCTGATCGCGCTGGACGGCATGGACGAGAAGCCCACCACCTTCAAGCGCACGGTCGTCGGCGGCTCGGCCCTGCCGCCGTCGATGCGCGCGGCCTTCCGCGACCGCTATGGCGTCGAACTGATCCATGCCTGGGGAATGACGGAAACGAGCCCGCTCGGCACGCTGAACGCGCCCTTGGCCAAGCACCTGTCGCTGCCCTTCGAGGAACAGGACCGCATCGGCAACGGCCAGGGCCGCCCCCCCTATGGGGCCGAGTTGCGGATCGTCGATGCCGAGGGCCGCGTCCTGCCCAATGACGGCACGACCGAGGGCGAGTTGCAGATCCGCGGCCACTGGGTGCTGGACAGCTATTTCGGGCATGAGAAATCCGCCCTGACCTGGGACGGCTGGTTCGGCACCGGCGACGTGTCCACCATCGACCCGAACGGCTACATGGTGATCCGCGACCGATCCAAGGACATCATCAAGTCGGGGGGCGAATGGATTTCCACCGTCGATCTGGAAAACATCGCCGTGGGCCATCCCGAGATTGCCAATGCCGCCGCCATTGCCGCCCGGCATCCGAAATGGGACGAGCGCCCGGTGATCTGCGCGATCAGGCGGTCGCAGTCGGCCCTGAGCGAAGAAGAACTGCTCTCCTGGTATGACGGCAAGGTGCCGCGCTGGCAGCGGCCCGACCGGGTGATCTTTGTCGAAACCCTGCCGCTGGGCGCGACCG